One genomic window of Evansella cellulosilytica DSM 2522 includes the following:
- a CDS encoding PucR family transcriptional regulator produces MKSLISLEEILKRKYFDKSEVVVGKEILYRRQVKWVHVVEVTNLTNLLKGRELILTTGLGWKQDTDIFHSFVTQLIEHKAAGLCIEMGTYMNFIPQSIIALAEKHHFPIILFHEEVPFVEITQDIHSILINKQYELISKLENYSQLLNKNLLEIDNHQEILTFLQEYLDMQVVTIFNDNQVEFYPNRSKPEREELLDKINQSNNKDDASIAKLPVLILGKRFAQLVIVTNNKDITEFELLILDRTATALAQHLLRDLYVEEKKMAQESEWLTSWLEGKYSDEVLHDHISFIDPKLVIQGGVVCVCKQMTIAHSRDIDGTYFKLLFRTVLERYGFYLFSTEIRHHVIFIIGDKRPADNWKERMMAAFNRLNKDSSGRIRMSNVSIGVGKYVHALCDMHKSYETAKETLLLQESLTKENSSYFYDDLHMYRIIALTKKHSNLTEIVNDYLEPVIAYDRKYNGDLLKTLKTYLSCNGSKQETAKKLFIVRQTLYHRIDKLENLLGNDFMSSERRVAIEFMLVAYDYLTTSKNNKLLQYNRV; encoded by the coding sequence ATGAAATCATTGATTTCCTTAGAGGAAATTTTGAAGAGGAAGTATTTTGACAAATCTGAAGTAGTTGTAGGAAAGGAGATTTTATATCGTCGACAAGTGAAGTGGGTCCATGTTGTAGAGGTTACTAACCTAACAAATCTTTTAAAAGGAAGAGAACTCATTCTTACAACCGGATTAGGCTGGAAACAGGACACTGACATCTTTCATTCTTTCGTTACACAGCTCATTGAACACAAAGCTGCTGGACTTTGTATAGAGATGGGAACGTATATGAACTTCATACCTCAATCAATCATTGCATTAGCGGAAAAACATCATTTTCCTATCATTTTATTTCATGAAGAAGTCCCCTTTGTAGAAATCACACAAGACATCCACTCTATTCTTATTAATAAACAATATGAATTGATCTCCAAATTAGAAAACTACTCTCAATTACTAAATAAAAACCTCCTTGAAATAGATAACCACCAAGAAATATTAACATTCTTACAAGAGTATTTGGATATGCAGGTTGTCACTATTTTTAATGACAATCAAGTGGAGTTTTATCCTAATCGTTCAAAACCTGAAAGGGAGGAATTGTTAGATAAAATTAATCAATCTAACAATAAAGATGACGCTTCAATTGCTAAGCTACCAGTTCTTATTTTAGGGAAACGGTTCGCTCAACTTGTTATTGTTACTAACAATAAAGATATAACAGAGTTTGAGCTACTCATTTTAGACAGAACAGCAACTGCGTTAGCTCAGCATTTGCTTCGTGACTTGTATGTAGAAGAGAAAAAAATGGCACAAGAAAGCGAATGGCTTACAAGCTGGCTTGAAGGGAAATATAGTGATGAAGTACTACATGATCATATATCCTTTATTGATCCTAAGCTGGTCATTCAAGGTGGAGTCGTTTGTGTTTGTAAACAAATGACAATTGCTCACTCGCGAGATATTGACGGAACATATTTTAAATTATTATTTCGAACGGTATTAGAGAGGTACGGCTTTTATCTATTTTCTACGGAAATACGGCATCATGTTATTTTTATCATAGGAGACAAACGACCGGCGGATAATTGGAAAGAACGAATGATGGCGGCATTTAATCGGTTAAACAAAGATAGCTCTGGTAGAATACGAATGTCCAATGTATCAATCGGGGTAGGGAAATATGTGCATGCATTATGTGATATGCATAAAAGCTATGAAACGGCGAAAGAAACATTACTATTGCAAGAGTCATTAACTAAGGAGAACAGCAGCTATTTTTATGATGATCTCCATATGTACAGAATAATAGCTTTAACAAAAAAGCATAGTAACTTAACAGAAATCGTGAATGATTATTTAGAGCCTGTCATTGCTTATGATAGAAAATACAATGGAGATTTATTAAAGACGTTAAAGACATATTTATCATGTAACGGTTCTAAACAGGAAACGGCGAAAAAGCTTTTTATTGTTAGACAAACGTTATACCATCGTATTGATAAGTTGGAAAATTTATTAGGGAATGATTTCATGAGTTCCGAACGACGTGTAGCGATTGAATTTATGCTAGTCGCTTATGATTACTTAACGACAAGTAAAAATAATAAGCTTCTCCAGTATAATAGAGTTTAA
- the hydA gene encoding dihydropyrimidinase: MKKVIKNGFIVTAADTYEGEILIENEKIVAIGSHLDADGAEVIDAKGCYVFPGGIDPHTHLEMPFGGTVSKDDFETGTIAAAFGGTTTVIDFCLTNKGEPLKNSIDTWHKKSKDKSVIDYSFHLMISEINDEVLGELPQVIDEEGITSFKVFMAYKHVFQADDETLFRTLISAKDLGALVMVHAENGDVIDYLTKKALEEGNTEPIYHALTRPPEVEGEATGRAAHLTGLANSQLYVVHVSCAQAVEQIAEARNKGFNVWGETCPQYLVLDKTYLEKPDFEGAKYVWSPPLRDKEHQEVLWNALKSGQLQTLGSDQCSFDFKGQKDLGMGDFTKIPNGGPIIEDRLPILFSEGVKKGRITLNQFVEITSTRIAKLFGLFPQKGTIAVGSDADIVIYDPNVERVISADTHHMAVDYNAFEGMKITGEPVSVLSRGEFVIRDKQFVGKLGSGKYLKRAKYGMRKGEEKEEIVSM, from the coding sequence ATGAAGAAGGTAATAAAGAACGGATTCATTGTTACCGCAGCAGATACTTATGAAGGGGAAATACTTATTGAAAACGAAAAAATAGTTGCCATTGGGTCTCATCTTGATGCAGATGGGGCAGAGGTTATCGATGCAAAAGGGTGCTATGTTTTTCCAGGAGGAATAGATCCCCATACACATCTCGAAATGCCATTTGGAGGTACCGTTTCAAAAGATGATTTTGAAACGGGAACGATTGCAGCTGCTTTTGGAGGGACAACGACAGTTATCGATTTTTGTTTAACAAATAAAGGGGAACCGTTGAAAAACTCGATTGATACTTGGCATAAAAAGTCCAAAGATAAATCAGTTATTGATTATAGTTTTCACCTCATGATCTCAGAGATTAACGATGAAGTGCTTGGGGAGCTTCCACAGGTTATCGACGAGGAAGGGATCACCTCCTTTAAAGTGTTTATGGCATATAAGCATGTTTTCCAAGCAGACGATGAAACACTGTTTCGAACTTTAATTTCAGCAAAGGATTTAGGGGCACTCGTCATGGTGCATGCGGAAAATGGTGATGTGATTGACTATTTGACGAAAAAAGCATTAGAGGAAGGGAATACGGAACCAATCTATCACGCGTTAACTCGACCTCCTGAAGTAGAAGGGGAAGCAACTGGACGTGCGGCACATCTGACAGGGCTTGCCAATTCTCAGCTATACGTCGTTCACGTGTCCTGTGCGCAGGCGGTCGAACAAATTGCCGAGGCGAGAAACAAAGGCTTTAACGTCTGGGGGGAAACTTGTCCTCAATATTTAGTTTTAGATAAAACGTATTTAGAAAAGCCGGATTTTGAAGGTGCGAAATATGTTTGGTCTCCACCACTTCGAGACAAGGAACATCAAGAGGTGCTTTGGAATGCGTTGAAGAGTGGTCAGCTACAGACATTAGGTTCTGACCAGTGTTCCTTTGATTTCAAAGGGCAAAAGGATTTAGGAATGGGTGACTTTACGAAAATACCGAATGGTGGCCCGATCATTGAGGATAGGCTACCTATTCTTTTCTCTGAAGGTGTGAAAAAAGGGAGGATTACGTTAAACCAATTCGTGGAAATTACTTCTACAAGAATTGCTAAGCTGTTTGGATTATTCCCGCAAAAGGGCACGATTGCCGTAGGATCAGATGCGGATATTGTTATATATGATCCAAATGTTGAAAGGGTCATTTCTGCTGATACACATCACATGGCGGTTGATTATAACGCGTTTGAAGGAATGAAGATTACTGGAGAGCCAGTATCTGTTTTATCTCGAGGCGAATTTGTGATTCGCGATAAGCAATTTGTAGGTAAGTTAGGTAGTGGGAAATATCTTAAACGCGCAAAATATGGAATGAGAAAGGGAGAAGAGAAGGAAGAAATAGTATCGATGTAA